One stretch of Methylococcus capsulatus DNA includes these proteins:
- the pqqA gene encoding pyrroloquinoline quinone precursor peptide PqqA: MRWEKPSYNDMRFGFEVTMYIYNR; encoded by the coding sequence ATGCGTTGGGAAAAACCGAGCTACAACGACATGCGCTTCGGCTTCGAAGTCACCATGTATATCTACAACCGCTAA
- a CDS encoding ATP-binding protein, with protein sequence MQQAIRLTISSEANNINLVGVTIRALCFAAGISPVDAARIELGTVEALNNIIRHGGASEPVTVSWNRSPQSISIEIEDSGQPLPHWPPRSEFPEPFEESGRGWPLIAACFDSIDYRVGASRNTLVLVKTRGIESI encoded by the coding sequence GTGCAGCAGGCCATACGCCTCACGATCAGCAGCGAAGCCAACAACATCAACCTCGTCGGCGTGACGATTCGCGCCTTGTGCTTCGCCGCCGGGATTTCGCCGGTGGACGCCGCCCGCATCGAACTCGGTACCGTCGAAGCCCTGAACAACATCATCCGGCACGGCGGCGCCAGCGAACCGGTCACGGTGTCGTGGAACCGCTCCCCGCAAAGCATTTCGATCGAAATCGAAGACAGCGGCCAGCCCCTCCCCCACTGGCCGCCGCGCAGCGAATTTCCGGAGCCCTTCGAAGAATCCGGGCGTGGCTGGCCTCTGATCGCCGCCTGCTTCGACAGCATCGACTACCGGGTGGGAGCCTCCAGGAATACCCTGGTCCTGGTGAAGACACGAGGAATCGAAAGTATCTGA
- a CDS encoding SulP family inorganic anion transporter, producing the protein MVRKHLAYYLAHLRYDIPAGIVVFLVALPLCLGIALASGAPLLSGVVAGIIGGLVVAWTSGSQLSVSGPAAGLTVIVMQGIEKLGGFEHFLLAVILAGLMQLALGFLKAGTLGAYFPSSVIKGMLSAIGLILITKQLPHAVGYGHDIMGEETYLPQDVQGTFSELLHAMGSISPGATVVSAVAIAIMVLWESRIIRSVPLLAQIPGPLVAIAWAVAFNVSMAGSSWEIAPEHMVQLPDIRGFEDLAGRLVFPDFSRIMDPTVHTLAFTIAVVASIETLLSLEAVDKLDPLKRVAPTNRELKAQGIGNLLAGLLGGLPITAVIVRSSANINAGGRTKVACFVHGLLLLVSVSFLARYFNHVPLAVLAAILLMTGYKLAKPAMVAEMYRKGGGQFIPFAVTVMAILATDLLKGIAIGVACGLYYVIRTNFHAAISLTRHGNHYLLRLRKDVSFLNKALLREQLDQVEPDSELIIDGAYAEFVDHDILETIENFVEAARDDRIVVHLKNLKAAHGQVGRDSKSSGADSKSRQGDAGQVPLYKISG; encoded by the coding sequence ATGGTCAGAAAACATCTCGCGTACTATCTTGCACATCTCCGGTACGACATCCCGGCCGGCATCGTGGTGTTCCTCGTGGCGCTCCCTCTCTGTCTGGGTATTGCGCTGGCTTCCGGAGCACCGCTGCTTTCAGGAGTGGTTGCCGGCATCATCGGGGGGCTGGTCGTCGCCTGGACCAGCGGGTCACAGTTGAGCGTGTCGGGTCCAGCGGCGGGGCTGACGGTCATCGTCATGCAGGGTATCGAAAAGCTCGGTGGCTTCGAGCATTTTCTACTCGCGGTGATCCTGGCGGGCCTGATGCAGCTCGCCCTCGGTTTCCTCAAGGCCGGAACCCTTGGCGCCTATTTCCCTTCGTCCGTCATCAAAGGCATGCTGTCGGCGATCGGGCTGATCCTGATCACCAAGCAGCTCCCCCACGCCGTCGGTTACGGTCACGACATCATGGGCGAGGAAACCTACCTGCCTCAGGACGTACAGGGCACTTTCTCGGAACTGCTGCATGCCATGGGTTCGATTTCGCCGGGAGCGACCGTAGTGAGTGCGGTCGCCATCGCCATCATGGTGCTGTGGGAGTCCCGCATCATACGCTCCGTGCCGCTGCTGGCGCAGATTCCGGGGCCACTGGTGGCGATAGCCTGGGCGGTGGCGTTCAATGTCTCGATGGCGGGATCATCTTGGGAGATTGCACCGGAGCACATGGTTCAGCTTCCGGACATTCGAGGTTTCGAGGATCTGGCAGGCCGCCTCGTGTTTCCGGATTTCAGCCGGATCATGGACCCGACGGTGCATACGCTGGCATTCACGATTGCGGTCGTTGCCAGTATCGAAACCCTGCTCAGCCTGGAGGCGGTCGACAAGCTCGATCCACTGAAACGGGTCGCGCCGACCAATCGGGAGCTGAAGGCCCAGGGCATCGGCAACCTGTTGGCCGGACTGCTGGGCGGATTACCGATCACGGCGGTGATCGTTCGCTCGTCGGCCAACATCAATGCCGGCGGTCGTACCAAGGTGGCTTGTTTCGTCCACGGCCTCCTGCTGTTGGTGAGCGTGAGCTTCCTTGCCCGCTACTTCAACCACGTCCCGCTGGCCGTGCTGGCGGCGATTCTGCTGATGACGGGTTATAAGCTGGCCAAGCCGGCTATGGTGGCGGAGATGTACCGCAAGGGAGGGGGACAGTTCATCCCGTTTGCCGTTACGGTCATGGCGATATTGGCCACCGATTTGCTCAAAGGGATCGCTATCGGTGTCGCCTGCGGTCTGTACTACGTCATCCGGACGAACTTCCACGCCGCCATCTCCCTCACCCGCCATGGCAACCATTACCTGCTGCGGCTGCGCAAGGACGTCTCGTTCCTGAACAAGGCCTTGCTGCGCGAGCAATTGGACCAGGTCGAACCCGACAGCGAGCTGATCATCGACGGCGCCTATGCAGAATTCGTGGATCATGACATCCTGGAAACCATCGAGAACTTCGTCGAAGCCGCGCGCGATGACCGTATCGTGGTTCATCTAAAGAACCTCAAAGCGGCGCATGGGCAGGTCGGCAGAGACTCGAAGAGCAGCGGAGCTGACTCGAAGAGCAGGCAAGGGGACGCCGGCCAAGTCCCCTTGTACAAGATTTCCGGCTGA
- the pqqE gene encoding pyrroloquinoline quinone biosynthesis protein PqqE, whose amino-acid sequence MAGSEKSSLTKPRWLLAELTYACPLQCPYCSNPLDYARLGDELSTAEWKRVLSEARTLGAVQLGLSGGEPLTRRDLAEIVTHARQLGYYTNLITSGYGLDEARIAELKAAGLDHIQVSIQSPEKLLNDQLAGTESFERKLKVARWVKKHGYPMVLCVVIHRHNIHQMRQILEMAEELGADYLELANTQYYGWALLNRDHLLPTREQFAEAEAIAQSYKEKVKGRMKIYYVVPDYYEDRPKACMNGWGTTFLTIAPDGLALPCHAARELPGLDCPNVRDFSLRDIWYDSEAFNRFRGDGWMKEPCRSCPEKEKDFGGCRCQAYLMTGDMTAADPVCSKSPHHHRVAEAIASAQEAGGEKPLVFRNSRNSKALSG is encoded by the coding sequence ATGGCTGGATCAGAGAAATCATCGCTCACTAAACCGCGCTGGCTGCTGGCGGAACTGACCTACGCCTGTCCGCTGCAATGTCCCTACTGCTCCAACCCGCTGGATTACGCCCGTCTGGGCGACGAGCTGAGCACCGCGGAATGGAAGCGGGTGCTGAGCGAGGCCCGCACGCTCGGTGCTGTCCAGCTCGGGCTTTCCGGCGGAGAGCCGCTGACCCGCCGCGACTTGGCCGAGATCGTCACCCACGCCCGCCAGCTCGGCTATTACACCAACCTCATCACTTCCGGCTACGGCCTGGACGAAGCCCGTATCGCCGAGCTGAAAGCGGCCGGCCTCGACCACATCCAGGTCAGCATCCAGTCGCCGGAAAAGCTGCTGAACGATCAGCTCGCCGGCACCGAGTCCTTCGAGCGCAAGCTCAAGGTCGCCCGCTGGGTCAAGAAGCATGGCTATCCGATGGTGCTGTGCGTGGTGATCCATCGCCATAACATTCACCAGATGCGGCAGATTCTGGAGATGGCCGAGGAACTCGGAGCGGATTATCTGGAACTGGCCAACACCCAATATTACGGATGGGCGCTGCTCAATCGGGATCATTTGCTGCCGACCCGCGAACAGTTCGCCGAAGCCGAGGCAATCGCCCAAAGCTATAAAGAGAAAGTAAAGGGTCGGATGAAGATTTACTACGTCGTTCCGGACTATTACGAAGACCGGCCCAAGGCCTGCATGAACGGCTGGGGTACGACCTTCCTCACCATCGCACCGGACGGCCTGGCCTTACCCTGCCACGCCGCCCGCGAACTGCCTGGTCTCGACTGCCCCAACGTGCGCGACTTCAGCCTGCGCGATATCTGGTACGACTCGGAAGCCTTCAACCGCTTCCGCGGCGACGGTTGGATGAAGGAACCCTGCCGCTCCTGTCCGGAAAAGGAAAAAGACTTCGGCGGCTGCCGCTGCCAGGCCTATCTTATGACCGGCGACATGACCGCCGCCGACCCCGTTTGCAGCAAATCCCCGCACCACCATCGTGTGGCGGAAGCCATCGCCTCGGCCCAAGAAGCGGGGGGGGAGAAGCCGCTTGTATTCCGTAACTCCAGGAACTCCAAGGCTTTGAGTGGCTGA
- a CDS encoding PP2C family protein-serine/threonine phosphatase encodes MRILLVDDDPIAVLAVAVYLRKLGYEVTSARDGREALERFQSQCFEFVISDWNMPHLNGEELCRRIRSLKLPHYVYFILLTGRDDKDSLLRGMEAGADDFLVKPVDREELRARIRAGERIVRLEQQLDERGRLLEDMNRELKQAYQTIRNDLATAAAIQKSLLPEPWTLPDLEVRSLFIASDFLAGDMFGYFPLDDRHVGLFQLDVSGHGVSSALISVALSKCLLQSRPLDVTTDGRRSPGCGDLPPNRMLEELNRFFAGQPESNSYFATMIYAVLDRQTGRLDFSTAGHPPPLIWKRGNGEIVESEVRGLPLGVVADRRYACESHHMVAGDRFFAYSDGITECMSPAREAFGNTRFRRLLEETIHLPLAEAIGRIESSLSEWSGWGGYTDDISLVVVERK; translated from the coding sequence GTGCGGATACTCCTCGTCGACGACGACCCCATCGCGGTACTCGCGGTCGCGGTTTACCTTCGCAAGCTCGGCTATGAGGTCACATCGGCCAGGGACGGTCGCGAAGCCCTCGAGCGGTTCCAGTCCCAGTGTTTCGAGTTCGTCATCAGCGACTGGAACATGCCTCACCTGAACGGCGAGGAGCTGTGCCGGCGGATACGCTCGCTGAAGCTGCCCCATTACGTTTATTTCATTCTGCTGACCGGTCGCGACGACAAGGATTCGCTGCTGCGGGGCATGGAGGCCGGGGCGGACGATTTTCTGGTCAAACCGGTCGACCGCGAGGAGCTTCGTGCCCGGATCCGGGCCGGAGAACGCATCGTCAGGCTTGAGCAGCAGCTCGACGAGCGCGGCCGCCTGCTGGAGGACATGAATCGCGAACTCAAACAGGCTTACCAGACCATCCGCAATGATCTCGCCACTGCTGCCGCCATTCAGAAATCCCTCCTGCCCGAGCCATGGACGCTGCCCGATTTGGAAGTCCGGTCGCTATTCATCGCCAGCGATTTTCTCGCCGGCGACATGTTCGGTTACTTTCCGCTGGACGATCGCCATGTCGGCCTGTTCCAGCTCGACGTCTCCGGCCATGGCGTATCCTCGGCTCTGATTTCCGTGGCGTTGAGCAAATGTCTGCTACAGAGCCGGCCGCTCGACGTGACCACAGACGGCCGCCGATCCCCGGGTTGCGGCGACTTGCCCCCCAATCGGATGCTGGAGGAACTGAACCGTTTCTTTGCCGGCCAGCCCGAATCGAACAGCTATTTCGCCACGATGATCTATGCCGTACTGGACCGGCAGACGGGGCGGCTCGACTTCAGCACGGCCGGACATCCTCCGCCGTTGATATGGAAAAGGGGGAATGGTGAAATCGTGGAAAGCGAAGTTCGCGGACTCCCGCTCGGGGTCGTCGCCGACCGTCGGTATGCTTGCGAATCTCACCACATGGTGGCGGGGGACCGGTTTTTTGCCTATTCGGACGGCATCACCGAATGCATGAGCCCGGCAAGGGAGGCTTTCGGTAATACACGCTTCCGCCGCCTGCTCGAAGAAACCATCCATCTGCCATTGGCCGAAGCGATCGGCCGTATCGAGTCGTCGCTGTCGGAATGGAGCGGCTGGGGCGGCTACACCGACGACATTTCGCTGGTCGTCGTCGAGAGGAAGTGA
- a CDS encoding sugar phosphate nucleotidyltransferase has product MRVIILADRIGRELLPLTDRICVALLPVAAKPVINYTLEMLVAADIGEAMVTIGPFGEQLRMHLSDGRNFGLSLDYWPSPGEMDIALLLSQLPKSSDESTLIVRGDMLRSPLLVEFLQAAGSTAGPVLHGWCEDKPAGLWLVRGSLDDTLGMGWQDILSDAPVPAAGKLLLKDGSAYLLESLRAYHQANLDAASGRIQGLAIPGRQLQPGFTVGRNSSVAASRLAGSTVLVGSHCRIHPSAQLRGEVVISDNVIVDRSARLSNAVILPHSYVGELVTVENGIVRGNDLLRVDTGARLRIVDAFLLADLAQISIRRDFAGLLNQLAGILLLVLSLPLWPIAAVAAMIRHPARPLRFRRLRGNRLVRDGAGLPVRAEFTAAEWATGVPVLAKLPWLLNVAKGDLRLVGAEAVTSEQAACRTAEWEKMADRAPAGLLGPTQLELPASVPAEERLMSDAWFAAQPGWGKEFRVILRGLRALFSRRAWHPEN; this is encoded by the coding sequence ATGCGCGTGATCATTCTGGCCGACCGCATCGGCCGTGAACTCCTGCCTTTGACCGATCGTATCTGCGTCGCTCTGTTGCCGGTGGCGGCGAAGCCTGTAATCAACTATACCCTGGAAATGCTGGTGGCCGCCGATATCGGAGAAGCGATGGTCACCATCGGCCCTTTCGGTGAGCAGCTCCGGATGCATCTCAGCGATGGACGGAATTTCGGCTTGAGTCTGGATTACTGGCCCTCCCCTGGCGAAATGGACATTGCTTTGCTGCTGAGCCAGTTGCCAAAGTCCTCGGACGAATCGACCCTGATCGTGCGCGGCGACATGTTGCGCTCGCCGCTGCTGGTGGAATTTCTCCAGGCGGCCGGCTCCACTGCCGGCCCCGTCCTCCATGGCTGGTGCGAAGACAAACCGGCTGGACTGTGGCTGGTGCGCGGCAGCTTGGACGACACCCTGGGCATGGGTTGGCAGGACATCCTTTCCGACGCACCCGTTCCTGCGGCCGGCAAGCTCCTGCTGAAGGATGGCAGCGCATACTTGCTGGAATCCCTGCGAGCCTATCATCAGGCCAACCTCGACGCCGCGAGCGGACGGATCCAGGGACTCGCCATTCCCGGACGACAGCTCCAGCCGGGATTCACAGTGGGCCGCAACTCTTCCGTCGCGGCCAGCCGTCTCGCGGGCAGCACCGTCCTGGTCGGCAGCCATTGCCGAATCCATCCGAGTGCCCAGTTGCGGGGTGAGGTCGTGATCTCCGACAATGTAATCGTCGACCGTAGCGCCCGGTTGTCCAATGCCGTCATACTGCCCCATTCCTACGTCGGGGAGCTTGTCACGGTCGAGAACGGCATCGTGCGTGGCAACGATCTGCTCCGCGTCGACACCGGTGCCCGGCTCAGGATCGTCGATGCGTTCCTGCTGGCGGATCTGGCTCAGATCTCGATCAGGCGTGATTTTGCCGGGCTGTTGAATCAATTGGCGGGCATTCTGCTGCTGGTGCTATCGCTCCCTCTCTGGCCTATAGCGGCCGTGGCCGCCATGATAAGGCACCCGGCCCGGCCGCTGCGGTTCCGGCGTCTGCGCGGTAACCGCTTGGTCCGGGACGGCGCCGGCCTGCCGGTGCGGGCAGAGTTCACGGCTGCCGAATGGGCGACCGGTGTTCCGGTACTGGCGAAGCTGCCCTGGCTCTTGAATGTGGCTAAGGGTGACCTTAGGCTGGTCGGCGCGGAAGCCGTTACCTCCGAACAGGCCGCCTGCCGTACCGCCGAATGGGAAAAAATGGCGGACCGGGCTCCGGCCGGCCTGCTCGGGCCGACTCAGTTGGAACTGCCGGCTTCCGTCCCGGCCGAGGAACGCCTCATGAGCGATGCCTGGTTCGCCGCCCAGCCCGGCTGGGGCAAGGAGTTTCGCGTCATCCTGCGCGGTCTGCGTGCCCTGTTCAGCCGGCGCGCCTGGCATCCGGAGAACTGA
- the pqqB gene encoding pyrroloquinoline quinone biosynthesis protein PqqB, whose product MIIRVLGAGAGGGFPQWNCRCDNCRRFRENNINARGRTQSSIAVSADGRRWVLFNASPDIRSQLEAFPASHPREGVRDTGIHAIVLIDSQIDHTTGLLMLRESPRPLQVYCSEMVKQDLSTGFPIFRMLEHYCGVEHHAVPLDGSGFMIPGIEGLKFSTHSLKSKAPPYSPHRHDPHEGDNIGVIVENLENGRKLYYAPGLGEIEPHVRAAMEGADCMLVDGTFWREDEMCHAGICDKQARAMGHLPQSGPGGMLEVLNGLPAARKVLIHINNTNPILDEDSPQRQTLTEAGVEVAYDGLEIVL is encoded by the coding sequence ATGATCATTCGTGTGCTCGGCGCCGGCGCCGGCGGCGGATTCCCGCAGTGGAACTGCCGATGCGACAATTGTCGGCGCTTCCGGGAAAACAATATCAACGCCCGAGGCCGCACCCAGTCCTCGATCGCAGTCAGCGCCGATGGCCGGCGCTGGGTGCTGTTCAATGCCTCACCGGATATCCGCAGCCAGCTCGAGGCCTTTCCAGCCAGCCATCCGCGTGAAGGTGTCCGTGACACCGGCATCCACGCCATCGTGCTGATCGACAGCCAGATCGACCATACCACTGGCCTTTTGATGCTGCGTGAATCCCCCCGCCCCTTGCAAGTATACTGCAGCGAGATGGTGAAGCAGGATCTGTCCACCGGCTTCCCGATCTTTCGTATGCTGGAACATTATTGCGGGGTGGAGCACCATGCCGTACCGTTGGATGGGAGCGGCTTCATGATCCCCGGCATCGAAGGCCTGAAGTTCTCGACTCACTCGTTGAAAAGCAAGGCCCCTCCCTATTCGCCCCATCGCCACGATCCACACGAGGGCGACAACATCGGCGTGATCGTCGAAAACCTGGAAAATGGCCGCAAGCTCTACTACGCGCCGGGCTTGGGCGAGATCGAACCCCACGTTCGCGCCGCCATGGAAGGCGCCGACTGCATGCTGGTCGATGGAACCTTCTGGCGCGAAGACGAGATGTGCCATGCCGGCATCTGCGACAAACAGGCGCGTGCGATGGGCCACCTCCCGCAGTCCGGTCCGGGGGGCATGCTGGAAGTCTTGAACGGCTTGCCTGCTGCGCGCAAGGTGTTGATCCACATCAACAACACCAATCCGATTCTGGACGAAGATTCGCCGCAGCGTCAGACCCTGACCGAAGCCGGGGTCGAAGTCGCCTACGATGGTTTGGAAATCGTTTTGTGA
- the pqqD gene encoding pyrroloquinoline quinone biosynthesis peptide chaperone PqqD has protein sequence MSLQPDTLLELSPLLRLQWEEAQQCHVILYPEGMIELNETAAAILELCDGQHNLNSIVEKLERRYEACGIEPDVREMLESALNNGWIREIIAH, from the coding sequence ATGAGCCTGCAACCCGATACTCTGCTGGAACTTTCGCCTCTGCTGCGCCTGCAATGGGAAGAAGCGCAACAGTGCCACGTCATACTCTATCCCGAAGGCATGATCGAACTGAATGAGACCGCTGCGGCGATCCTGGAACTTTGCGACGGACAGCACAATCTCAACAGCATCGTGGAAAAGCTGGAACGTAGATACGAAGCTTGCGGAATCGAACCCGATGTGCGCGAAATGCTCGAAAGCGCCTTGAACAATGGCTGGATCAGAGAAATCATCGCTCACTAA
- a CDS encoding carbonic anhydrase, whose translation MEAFERMLLENKAWAKDQVLKDPGYFERLAGGQSPAVLWIGCSDSRVPAEIIVHAQPGEIFVHRNIANQLVTTDFNGLSVLQYAVDVLKVRDVVVCGHYGCGGIRAALQRQSAKLLLVNKWLKHIKDVYRLHAGEIEALGNEDERVDRLVELNVIEQVYNLAHTSIIQQSWKREHCPTLHGWVYGLQDGLLKQLITLPPGSEVRPVYQYDDFSE comes from the coding sequence ATGGAAGCTTTCGAGCGGATGCTGTTGGAAAACAAAGCCTGGGCCAAGGACCAGGTATTGAAGGACCCGGGTTATTTCGAGCGACTGGCCGGCGGTCAGAGTCCTGCCGTACTCTGGATCGGTTGTTCGGACAGTCGGGTGCCGGCGGAAATCATCGTTCATGCCCAGCCCGGCGAAATCTTTGTCCACCGCAACATCGCCAATCAGTTGGTCACGACCGACTTCAACGGCTTGAGCGTTTTGCAATACGCGGTCGATGTACTCAAGGTCCGCGACGTCGTCGTGTGTGGACACTACGGCTGCGGCGGCATCAGAGCTGCGCTGCAGAGGCAGAGCGCGAAGCTCCTGCTCGTGAACAAATGGCTGAAGCACATCAAAGACGTCTATCGGCTGCATGCCGGCGAGATCGAGGCTCTGGGCAATGAGGACGAGCGCGTCGACCGCCTGGTCGAGCTCAACGTGATCGAACAGGTCTACAATTTGGCCCACACCTCGATCATTCAGCAGAGCTGGAAGCGGGAGCACTGCCCGACCTTGCATGGCTGGGTGTACGGACTGCAGGACGGACTCCTCAAACAGTTGATCACCCTGCCTCCAGGCAGCGAGGTTCGCCCCGTTTATCAGTATGACGATTTTTCCGAATAG
- the pqqC gene encoding pyrroloquinoline-quinone synthase PqqC, with product MSQDTTPWSREEFEARLRAKEKYYHIHHPYHVMMANGELNREQIQGWVANRFYYQIAIPRKDSAIMANCPDRDTRRKWMQRVMDHDGFGEDPGGIEAWIQLGIACGLSREELTSLKRVLPGVRFAVDAYVNFARTASWQEAACSSLTELFAPTIHKQRLAGWPDLYPWIAADGLAYFRKRVTQASRDVEHGIEITLDHFKTREQQERALEILQFKLDVLWSMLDAMYLAYVDKKPPYFNIT from the coding sequence ATGAGCCAAGACACGACCCCCTGGAGCCGCGAAGAATTCGAAGCCCGGCTGCGGGCGAAGGAAAAGTACTACCACATTCATCACCCTTACCACGTGATGATGGCGAATGGCGAACTGAACCGCGAGCAGATCCAGGGCTGGGTGGCGAACCGCTTCTATTACCAGATCGCCATTCCACGCAAGGATTCGGCCATCATGGCCAACTGTCCGGACCGCGACACCCGCCGCAAATGGATGCAGCGGGTGATGGATCACGACGGCTTTGGCGAAGATCCCGGCGGGATCGAAGCCTGGATCCAGCTCGGCATCGCCTGCGGCCTGAGTCGGGAGGAACTGACCTCGCTCAAACGCGTGCTGCCCGGCGTGCGTTTCGCCGTCGATGCCTACGTCAACTTCGCCCGCACCGCAAGCTGGCAGGAAGCCGCCTGTTCTTCGCTCACCGAGCTGTTCGCGCCGACCATCCACAAGCAAAGGCTGGCCGGCTGGCCCGATCTGTATCCCTGGATCGCGGCCGATGGCCTGGCCTATTTCCGCAAGCGGGTGACCCAGGCCAGCCGCGACGTCGAGCACGGCATCGAAATCACGCTGGATCATTTCAAGACCCGCGAACAGCAGGAACGGGCCCTGGAAATACTCCAGTTCAAGCTCGACGTCCTGTGGTCGATGCTTGACGCCATGTATCTGGCCTACGTCGACAAAAAGCCGCCCTATTTCAACATCACCTGA
- a CDS encoding class I SAM-dependent methyltransferase, with translation MSGSPEATEVVRHRYDRIAPLFDVVEGMMEALWFKHWRRCVWRLVEGERVLEVGVGTGKNLAFHPAGRVVIAVDFSERMLRRASQRAARLGVQTDLKLMDVQSLAFADGEFDTVVGTFVFCSVPDPRRGLEEVRRVLKPGGKLVLLEHVRSEGEAAGRLMDLLDPWVSRLVGAHINRRTVENVETAGFRLEHVERLNALVRLIEARSPFPASGGR, from the coding sequence ATGAGCGGGTCCCCCGAGGCTACCGAAGTCGTCCGCCATCGTTATGATCGCATCGCACCTTTGTTCGATGTGGTCGAAGGCATGATGGAGGCTCTGTGGTTCAAGCACTGGCGGCGTTGCGTCTGGCGCCTGGTCGAGGGCGAACGCGTGCTCGAGGTGGGTGTCGGGACGGGCAAGAACCTCGCATTCCACCCGGCAGGACGGGTCGTCATCGCGGTGGATTTCAGCGAACGGATGCTGCGCCGGGCCAGTCAGCGTGCGGCCCGGCTGGGAGTCCAAACCGACTTGAAACTCATGGATGTCCAGTCCTTGGCATTTGCCGACGGCGAGTTCGACACGGTGGTCGGTACCTTCGTGTTTTGCTCGGTACCCGATCCACGACGCGGCCTGGAAGAAGTGCGCCGGGTTCTGAAACCGGGAGGCAAACTCGTTTTGCTGGAACACGTACGTTCGGAAGGGGAAGCGGCTGGCCGGCTGATGGACCTGCTCGATCCCTGGGTGTCCCGCTTGGTCGGCGCTCACATCAATCGCCGCACGGTGGAGAACGTGGAAACTGCCGGATTCCGGTTGGAACATGTCGAGCGGCTGAACGCGCTGGTGCGGCTGATAGAAGCACGCAGTCCATTCCCGGCTTCAGGGGGACGATAG